The genomic region ATTATCTCGCCTACCGGGCCGAACGGCCCAAGCCTGGAACAAAACCATGACCCTCAAGGCTCGCATCATTCCCTGTCTCGACGTCAAGGACGGCCGCGTGGTGAAGGGCGTCAACTTCGTCGATCTGCGCGACGCCGGTGATCCGGTCGAAGCGGCGATCGCCTATGACGCGGCGGGGGCGGACGAGTTGTGCTTTCTCGATATCGCTGCAAGCCATGAAGGGCGCGACACCATTTTCGACGTGGTGGCGCGCACTGCCGAGCACTGCTTCATGCCGGTGACAGTCGGCGGCGGAGTCAGGAGCAATGACGATATCCGCAAGCTCCTGCTTTCGGGGGCCGACAAGGTGTCGATCAATTCGGCCGCTGTCGCCGATCCCGATTTCGTGGCGCGGGCCGCCGACAAGTTCGGCAACCAGTGTATCGTCGTCTCCGTCGATGCCAAACGAGTTGAACCGGGCCGCTGGGAGATTTTCACCCATGGCGGCCGCAAGCCGACCGGCATCGATGCCGTCGAATTCGCCATCGGCGCCGTCGAGCGCGGCGCGGGGGAATTGCTGGTCACATCAATGGATCGCGACGGCACCAAATCGGGCTTCGATCTGGCGCTCATCCGCACCATTGCCGATGCCGTCGACGTGCCGGTGATCGCATCGGGCGGGGTGGGCACGCTCGACGATCTCGTCGACGGGGTCAAAGAGGGACACGCGACCGCCGTGCTCGCCGCTTCGATCTTCCATTTCGGCACCTTCACCATTGGCGAAGCCAAGGCCCATATGGCGGCCGCCGGCATTCCCATGCGGCTCGACTGATCGGCACTTCTTGAGCTAGACCATCCTCAGGGAAGAGGAGAACCATCAATGACATTGACCATCGAAGCGCTCGATGCGCGCCTTGCCGAACGGGCCAAGGCTTCGCCCGAGGAGTCCTATACGGCAAAGCTCCTGGCCAAGGGCACGGCCAAATGCGCGCAAAAGCTCGGCGAGGAAGCCACCGAGGCGGTGATCGCCGCCGTCACAGGCGATCGGGCCGAACTGGTCAAGGAAAGCGCCGACGTCATCTATCATCTCCTCGTGCTGCTGCGCTCCGAAGGGGTGGCGCTTTCGGAAGTGACCGATGAGCTCGGCCGGCGCACCGCGCAATCGGGACTGGCCGAAAAGGCGGCGCGCACCGAGCAATGAGGATGTCCAAGAAGATCACCTACGCCCCCTATCTCACCTTTTCGATAGAGGAATGGGCCCGGCTGCGTGCCGACGAGCCCATGACGCTCGACGCCGAGGATATCGAGCATCTGCGTGCGCTCAACGACCCGATTTCGCTCGCCGAAGCCGAAATCGTCTACCTGCCGCTGACCCGTCTCCTCTCATTTTACGTCGAGGCCATTCAGGGCATCCATCACGCCTCCACCCGCTTTCTGGGACACAATGGCGCCAAGGTGCCCTTCATCATCGGGGTCGCCGGCTCGGTCGCGGTGGGCAAATCGACCACCGCCCGTATCCTGCGCGCCCTGCTTCGCCGCTGGCCGACCTCGCCCAAGGTGGATCTGGTGACCACCGACGGGTTCCTCTATCCCAATGCGGTCCTGGCCGAGCGCGGATTGATGGAACGCAAGGGTTTTCCCGAAAGCTACGACCGCGCGGCGTTTGTTGAGTTTCTGGCCGCCGTCAAATCCGGCAAGCCCAAAGTTACCGCCCCCACCTATTCGCACCTTGTCTATGACGTTCTGCCTGACGAGATGACCACGGTCGAAAGCCCAGACATCCTGATCGTCGAGGGGCTCAACATCCTCCAGCCCGGCGATTTACCGCGCACCGGCAAGCCCATCGTCTTTGCCTCCGACTTCATCGATTTTTCGATTTACATCGATGCGGACGAGGAGGTGCTGGAAGCCTGGTATATCGAGCGTTTCATGAAGCTGCGCGAAACGGCGTTCCGCGACCCCAAGAGCTTTTTCAAGCGCTTTTCTGAATTGTCCGAAGGCGCGGCCGAAGGCACGGCGCGCACCATCTGGCAGAACATCAACCTGCCGAACCTGCGGGAAAACATTCTTCCCACCCGCGGGC from Pelagibacterium sp. 26DY04 harbors:
- the hisF gene encoding imidazole glycerol phosphate synthase subunit HisF encodes the protein MTLKARIIPCLDVKDGRVVKGVNFVDLRDAGDPVEAAIAYDAAGADELCFLDIAASHEGRDTIFDVVARTAEHCFMPVTVGGGVRSNDDIRKLLLSGADKVSINSAAVADPDFVARAADKFGNQCIVVSVDAKRVEPGRWEIFTHGGRKPTGIDAVEFAIGAVERGAGELLVTSMDRDGTKSGFDLALIRTIADAVDVPVIASGGVGTLDDLVDGVKEGHATAVLAASIFHFGTFTIGEAKAHMAAAGIPMRLD
- a CDS encoding phosphoribosyl-ATP diphosphatase — its product is MTLTIEALDARLAERAKASPEESYTAKLLAKGTAKCAQKLGEEATEAVIAAVTGDRAELVKESADVIYHLLVLLRSEGVALSEVTDELGRRTAQSGLAEKAARTEQ
- the coaA gene encoding type I pantothenate kinase, with translation MSKKITYAPYLTFSIEEWARLRADEPMTLDAEDIEHLRALNDPISLAEAEIVYLPLTRLLSFYVEAIQGIHHASTRFLGHNGAKVPFIIGVAGSVAVGKSTTARILRALLRRWPTSPKVDLVTTDGFLYPNAVLAERGLMERKGFPESYDRAAFVEFLAAVKSGKPKVTAPTYSHLVYDVLPDEMTTVESPDILIVEGLNILQPGDLPRTGKPIVFASDFIDFSIYIDADEEVLEAWYIERFMKLRETAFRDPKSFFKRFSELSEGAAEGTARTIWQNINLPNLRENILPTRGRADLVLKKGADHAIHEVALRKV